The genomic region GTTTTTCGGAATCTCGATCAACCTGGTAACCTTGTTTGCGCTTGTATTAGCTATTGGTATTGTGGTCGATGATGCGATTGTCGTCGTCGAGGCAGTCCATGCCAAATTTGAAGAATTCCCACACATAACACCATATCAGGCGGTGAAAAAAGTATTGGGTGAAATTAGTGGTGCAATTATCGCGATTACCGCGGTAATGGTGTCTGTATTCGTACCGATATCCTTTATGTCCGGTCCTGTTGGAACGTTCTACCGCCAGTTCTCGATTACAATGGCGAGTTCAATTGTAATTTCGGCCTTGATCGCGCTTACGCTGACACCAGTATTGTGTGCGATGTTACTAAAAAATAACCACGGAAAAGAGGTTAAAAAGAATTTACTGACCAAAAGTTTGGACAGTTTTAACCGTGTTTTTGATAAAATGACCGGTAAATATGTAAGCCTACTGAAATCGATCGTGAGCAGAAGATGGCTAACATTTGGAGTATTGATAGCCTTCTGTGCCGGTACTTTCTTTGTGAATAAGATTCTTCCGTCCGGATTTATTCCAAGTGAAGATCAGGGAACCATTTATGCCATTATTCAAACACCACCGGGATCGACGTTGGAAACAACCAATCAGGTTTCACAACGTTTACAGAAAATTTGTGAGCATGTGGATGGTGTAGAATCGGTGTCCTCACTGGCGGGTTATGAAATCATGACAGAAGGTAGGGGATCCAATGCCGGTACATGTTTGATCAACCTTAAAGAGTGGTCGGATAGAAAGCACACCGTTACCGAAATCATGGAAGAATTGGAAGAAAAAACCAAAGGTCTTGGTGCGAAAATAGAATTCTTCGAACCGCCGGCCATTCCGGGATTTGGTTCGTCGGGTGGTTTCTCCATGCGTCTTTTGGATAAGAGTACCACTGTGGATTACAAAGACTTCGATAAAATAAACAAAAAGTTTATGGAAGATTTGGGTAAACGTAAAGAGTTAACCGGTTTGTTCACGTTCTTCGCGGCCAACTATCCACAATATGAATTGGAGATAGACAATCAATTGGCTATGCAAAAAGGAGTATCTATCGGGAAAGCAATGGAGAATCTGGACATCCTTATTGGTAGTACCTATGAACAGGGATTCATTAAATTCGAGCGTTTCTTTAAAGTATACGTACAATCGGATCCTAAATTCAGACGACTGCCATCGGATATCTTAAACCTGTATATCAAAAATGATCATGGCGAAATGGTACCGTATTCTGCCTTTATGCGATTGAAAAAAACACAGGGACCCAACGAGATTACCCGTTATAACATGTACAACTCAGCTGCTATTCAGGGACTTCCGGCAAAAGGATATACCACAGCCGAAGCCATCCAGGCGGTTCGGGAAGTCGCTAAAAAATCATTACCAAAAGGATATGACATTGCCTGGGAAGGTCTTTCGTATGACGAAGCCGGTAAAGGAAATGAATCGATTTATATCTTTTTAATCGTATTGTCGTTTGTTTATTTCGTTTTAGCGGCACAATATGAAAGCTTTATCATTCCGTTGGCGGTTGTTTTCTCGCTTCCGGTTGGGGTTTTCGGTTCGTTTTTATTACTGAAAATGATGGGACTTCAAAATGATATCTATGCGCAAATCGGATTGATCATGCTTGTCGGACTACTCGGTAAGAATGCTGTACTAATCGTCGAATTTGCCGTCCAGAAGCACCATGAAGGTGCCACGATACTCGAAGCGGCGATTGAAGGTGCCAAAGTGCGTTTCCGACCGATCCTGATGACTTCCTTTGCGTTTATCGCCGGATTAATTCCGTTGATGCTTGCCAGTGGAGCCGGAGCTATCGGTAACCGAACACTGGGTTCTGCGGCACTTGGAGGAATGCTCTTCGGAACCGTTTTCGGGGTAATTATCGTACCGGGATTGTATTATATTTTCGGCTCATTGGCAGCGGGAAGAAAATTAATACGCGATGAAGAGGATAGTTCTTTATCACACGAATTTGTACATCAGATAGATAATTTTACAAAAGAAGAACAAGAAAATGAGTAAGCGATTAAATTCATATATAGGTATAGGAGTAAGCTGTTTACTACTAACGGTTGCGGGGTGTAAAGCCCCTGCAACGTTGGGGAGATCGGAAAATAAAAACGTTCCGGCTGCCTATAACACAACAGCAGTACAGGATTCGGTGAATACCGGAAAAATGAAATGGAAGGAGTATTTTACCGATAAATATCTGGTAGCGCTTATCGATACGGCATTGGTGAAAAATCAGGAGTTGAATATCACAATGCAGGAGATTGAAATCAGTCGTAACGAAATCCGGGCGCGAAAAGGAGAATACCTACCGTTTATCGGATTAAAAGGTTCGGCCGGTTTCGATAAAGTAGCCCGTTTTACAAACATCGGTGCGATGGAAGCCAATACCGAGATCAAACCCGGAAAAGAAATGCCGGAACCGTTACAGGATTATTCCATTGGAGCCTATGCTACCTGGGAACTGGATATCTGGAATAAATTGCATAATGCTAAAAAAGCAGCCGTAAGCAAATACCTGGCATCGGTGGAAGGTAAAAACTTTACGGTGACCAACCTGATTGCCGAAATTGCAAATTCCTATTACGAGTTATTGGCTTTGGACAATCAGTTGGCTATTGTAAAACAGAATATCGAAATCCAGGGAAATGCACTGGAAATTGTAAAATTACAAAAACTGGCAGCCCGTGTGAACGAACTGGCTGTGCGCCGATTCGAAGCACAGGTGTTAAATACCAAAAGTCTGCAATTCGATATTCAACAACGCATCACGGAAACGGAAAACAAAATCAACTTTTTAGTAGGCCGTTTTCCGCAACCGGTGGAAAGAAGCACGGCTACGTTTAGCGGTTTGGTACCCAATATGATTCATACCGGAATTCCGTCGCAATTATTGGAAAACCGTCCGGATGTTAAACAAGCCGAATTGGATCTTGTTGCAGCCAAATTAGATATTAAAGTGGCCAAAGCCCGGTTTTATCCGTCTTTGGGGATTTCGGCCGGGATCGGTTACCAGGCGTTTAATCCAAGTTATTTAATCAAACCGGAATCCCTGTTGTATTCGTTGGCCGGCGATCTTGCCGCGCCGTTAATTAACAGAAATGCTATAAAAGCAGCGTATTATACGGCCAATGCCAAACAAATTCAGGCGGTGTATAATTACGAGCGTACGCTTTTAAATGCTTATATCGAAGTGGCCAACCAGTTGGCTAAGATCAGCAATACGGAAAAAACCTTCGACCTGAAATCCAAACAGGTGGAAGCTTTAAACCAGTCGATTGAAATTTCAAATGATCTTTTCAGTTCGGCAAGAGCCGATTATATGGAGGTCTTAATGACCCAACGTGACGCTCTGGAATCCAAATTTGACCTGATCGAAACCAAGATGAAGCAAATGAATGCGATGGTAAACATATACCGCGCATTAGGTGGTGGATGGAATTAAATATTCCGCCTGTAAGGGCGATTATTAAATTTTGTTGATAGTTAGTGAGGTGAAAGCCTCCGGGATCGTCCCGGGGGCTTTTTAATTATAGGAATTACTATTTTTTATTACTTGAAGTGATGATTTATTAAAAATATCAGAATACTTAAGTATATTCGTATATATTATTTAAGAATTGTTTGCATTATTTAAAATAAATATAATTCGGTAAAACCATGAAATTTAAAAGCTTGCTTATCGTGTGTTTGTTATGGATAACCTGGAGTTATGCGCAGACCACCAAAAGGGTATATTTTGTAGGGAATAGTTATACGTATTATAACAACCTGCCGGAGTTAATCCAAAAAATAGCACTATCTACAAATGATCATTTAGAATATGATAGTCATACGCCCGGTGGTTCGCGTTTTCAACAGCATGCTGCCAATCCAACGGTGTTGAATAAAATCGCTGAAGGGAACTGGGACCATGTGGTTTTACAGGAACAGAGTCAGTTGCCGTCGTTTCCACAGCAACAGGTGGCTACTATGGTATATCCGTATGCCCGGCAATTGGTCGATGCGTTTAAAACAGCCAATCCGTGTGGTTCTGCGGTTTTTTATATGACCTGGGGACGTAAGTATGGCGATGAGCAAAACTGTAATAACGGACTCCCACAGTTGTGTACCTATGAAGGAATGGACAATGCCCTGTATACCTCGTATATGCAAATGGCTACCGATAATAAAAGTCTGGTTTCACCGGTAGCAAAAGTCTGGCGCGCTATCCGGGAACAAGATCCGGGTATGGAGTTGTATGTAGAAGATAATTCGCATCCATCCTATATCGGTTCCATGGCTGCCGCGTTTACATTTTATACCATTTTTTTTAAAAAGGATCCCACATTAACACCATTTATGGGTGATTTGTCACAAGACGATGCTAATATGATCAAAGGAATCGTAAAAAATATTGTGTTTGATCATCCTGAAACCTGGTTTGTCGGAGTACATGACAATCCATCCGATTTCAAATGGGACGACCTTCAAAACCGAACGTATAAATTTGAATCATTAAATCCAACCGCGACAACCTATTTTTGGAATTTTGGCGACGGAGCAACAGCCACTATACAAAACCCACAACATACCTATCAGACCAATGGAACGTACACCGTTAGCCTGACAACCAATGCCTGTAATACGAATGCAATCAAAACACAAACGGTTACCACTACCGCATTATCCAACAACGATTTTACTAAAAAACGAATCCGGATGTATCCGAATCCAACTACTGATCGGATTTATCTAACAGCTGTCGATTTTGATCAAATCACGGTATGCGATGTTTTAGGGAAATCGATGCGTGTTGCAGTTTCCAAAACGGATGAAGTGATAGAACTCGATACAGCACAGCTTGCTCCCGGTACATATTTTGTTCAGATTCAAAAGGAAACCGAAAAACAGTTTTATAAATTTCTTAAAAAATAATGCCTTTTTTAAAAGGGGTTTAGACTATAGTAATGCTTTATAATACCAACTTAAATCTGGATCAGATTCGAAAAGACACACCCAATTGTCTCGATAAATTATATTTTAATAACGCCGGTGCTTCGTTGATGCCCAAACCGGTTATGGCGAAAATACAGGAATATCTTATTGAAGAAGAAAAGTATGGTGGCTATGCGGCTTTCGATCGGAATAGTGCCGAAATCCAACAGTTTTATAACGAAGTAGCTGAATTAATTGAAGCAAAACCCCATAATATCGCTTTTGCGCATAGTGCTACCGATGCCTATGCCAAAGCACTATCAGCAATCGATTTTCAAAAAGAGGATGTGATTCTGACTACAGCCGATGATTATGTGACCAATCAAATGCAGTTTTTATCATTGCAAAAACGATTTGGGATTGCGATTCAAAAGGTACGAAATACTGAAAACGGCGATATCGATTTTGAAGATTTTGAACGTCTTATCGCTATAAAAAAGCCGAAATTGGTTTGTGTAACGCATATACCTACCAATTCAGGTCTTGTCCAGGATGTTGAAAAAGTGAGTGAAATCTGTGAACGTGAAGGACTGACCTTTTTATTGGATGCCTGCCAGTCGGTTGGACAGTTGCCGGTTTCGGTAGCCAAAATAAAATGTGATTTTATGAGTGTTACCGGACGAAAATTTCTACGCGGACCAAGAGGTACGGGATTTTTATATATCTCGGATCGGATGCTGGAGCAGGGAATTCACCCGCTTTTTATCGATGGAGCCGGAGCGATCTGGCGTTCGGAAGATACATTTGAACTAATCGAACAAGGGAAACGTTTTCAGTATTGGGAACTTCCATATGCTTTATTGTTGGGCTTAAAAGAAGCTATCCGTTATCAGAAAGGTCTTGGAATAGAAAACATTCAGTCCTATAATGATCAGTTAATGACATACCTTCGGAAAAATATCGCTACGATACCTGGAGTAGTGACTTTTGATCAGGGTTCTGTGACTTGCAATATCCTGACATTTACAAAAGGAGAAAAACCAATTGTAACATTAAAAGAGGAATTGCTAAAAAGAGATGTGTATTGTAGCATCAGTGCTCGTGAATCGGGCGTGATTGATTTTGATAAAAAAGGAATAAAAGGCGTGGTTCGAATTTCACCACATTATTTTAATACGATCGACGAAGTAGACCGACTTTTAAATCATATTAACGATTTATAATTTGAGAAGTCTATTTCTAAAAAAATGATAAAAAAGCGTTCTAATGGAACGCTTTTTATTTTATCCGCTTCATCGGAAAAGACTGCTTCCGTTCCTGTCCGTTTTTGCTACCGGAAATTTCGGCGGTTAGCGTATTTGTGCCTGTTTTGGTATAGGTGATCATCTGTGGAAAATCGTGTTGTCGGTTTTCAAATATTAATTGATTTTCGGAACTTATTTTAGCAATAAAATGCACCGGTTGGTTGTTGTTCTGATCTTTAACCGTCGGAATATAGAACAGATTGGATCCTTCCTGAACGAGTTGAACCGTTTCAAAAACGACCGTATCTTTTCCTTGTAAAATATAACTTTTGCCACGGTATTCGTGATCGTTAATTTTACGCCAGGTTTCGTAAAGACTACCTTTGGACGTTTTGTTTTCCCACGTGCCAATGATCCAATTGGCTTTTTTGATGTCGGTTGATTCCTGTACTGTCCAGGCCCCTAAAATGAGAAGACCGACAAACAGTAACGCTAATTTTGTTTTCATAGTTGATTGTTTTTTGACACTACAAAATTGCAGGATATGATGCTTTTAAAATTGTAAAAATGCGACACTACTATTCCGTTCCATAAAAAAGAGCGGACATTTTTAGTTGATCACCATAAAATTCTTTTGGTGTAAGTCCGGTTAGCTCTTTGAAATCTTTATTAAAATGCGCTTGATCATAATATTCATTTTCGTGGGCTAGAGCGGTAAAACTGGTAAATTGTTTGCTGAGCAACATTTTAAGAGTCGCTTGAAGTCGTACGGTTTTAGAAAGTTGTTTGGGACTTAAGCCGATAGCGGTGGCAAATTTGCGTTCCAGTTGCCGGCGATTGACATTGGTTTGTTTGGAAACGGTTTCAATGGTTAGCTGACCGTTGGCGGTTAAAATAGTTTCAACCGTAGTTTTGATAATCCGGTCAATGGTATTGGCGTCGGTTAGCCGATTTCGTAAAAAGTTTTCAATATACTGAATACGTTCTGTTACCGATGAAGCATTCAGGATTTTTTGTTCCATTTCGAGTCCGTCGTTGCTAAATAGTTGTTCCAGTGAAACGGCGGTATTTTCCATTTCCCGAATTGGAACATTGGTAAAGGGAAGAAAACCGCCAGGGTGAAAGCGAACCGAAAAAATTCCGGTTATTCCTGTAGACTCAATTTCCAACGGTTGGGTGAGTTGTCCGATTACAAAACATCTGGGTTGTAGAATATTGTTCCCGTCGGGCAGGTATTGCCGGTACAGATCGCCATAATGGAAAATCATTTCCATACAACCGTCGGGAACAATGGTTTGTCGTTCCGGTGTTGCTTCTTCCGGACTTTCCAGAATCCAATAGCATTTTATAAGTTCGCGTAACTCCGAAGCCGGATCAAATGTTTTATAATACATAGTTTTATTATTAAAATAAACTCAGAAATGGGCAAATACTTTTCGTTTCGATTCTCAAAGATAGTATAGTAACGAATTTGTAGAACTGACGCTATGTTTATTTTTACTAATTGTATTTTGATTTTGAGCGAATTAAGCTATTGTTGTAAAAAGTTTACTGTTTTTTAGTCATAAAGATTTGCAGATACGAAAAAGCTTGTTATATTTGCAACCGCAATCAGGAAATGGTTGTAACATACTGGAGAAATGGCAGAGTGGTCGATTGCGGCAGTCTTGAAAACTGTTGACTGTAACAGGTCCGGGGGTTCGAATCCCTCTTTCTCCGCCACTTTTAAAAAGCCCTGATGTAAATCAGGGCTTTTTTTATTTACAATACTTTTAGCATTTTCTCCTCTGGCAAATAAGGTACTCTCTCTTATTAATAATTGTATTTCAATATTTTATCTTAATAAATTAAGTAAAAATACGTATTGCTTTGTTGGGTATAAATTGCTTTCTTGTGAGTCTATAAAATAGAGCTATAAAGCTTTTTTACGAAAAAAAGAGGGAAGTTTCGTAAAAACAATGTTAGATGTAATTTTAGAAAACATTTACGAAGAAAGAACTTTACCTTGCATATTTTGATTTCATGGGCTTCAAGCAATTTATCCAAAACAACGAAGACGAAATTTTAATGTGTAGAATGGGACATATTTTTAGAGATATAGAAAACTGTCTCGGAAAAGGAAAATATCAAGAACCAAAAAACGGTGTATTACTTGCAGACTTGTCTGAGTCTAAAATTAATTGTTTAAGTATTTCTGATACAGTCTTTTATTTTGGACAAATACTTGTAACCAAGAAGATTTACTTGAATTAGTTGAAGTAGCTTATAATTTTAATTGGCGAGAAATTGGTTATAACTTCCCATTAAGAGGCTCTATTGTAAAAGGGAATATTAAAGTTGTTTTAGGTAAAAATAAAAACATAAATGGCGGTTCATATTGTGTACAATGTTTATATGGGAAAGGTTTAGTTTATGCCCATGATATTGCAGAAGCTCAAGAATGGGGGGCGATCATAGATGAAAATGTAGTTAAAGATTTGAGTTCTTTTGAAAAAGGTAAACAATTTCTAAAAAAACATACTATAAGATATAATGTTCCATTCAAAAACAATTCTCATAAAGAATATAGTGCATTTAAATTGAAACAAGGAAAACTAAATGAAGTAGCGCTTATAAATGCTATAAAAACTGTTGACGAAGTATTTTCACAGGATAATAAATTAATAGATCATGAAAGCATTCAACTTAAAATACAGAATACAAAAAAAAATATATATGATACAAAAGATATTAATTAAAAACTATGTCTAATAATTTATCAAGGACGAATCGATGTAAATTAATTAAAGACGTCTCAGAATGCATTTGGAATGAAATAATTTCATTTCATACTGCAGGAGTAAACGCTGCAGAAATTTATTACACTAAAAAACTGCTTTCAGAAATTCTTAATCACTCTAATAATTTAAATTATTCAATTTGGGCTGTTGAACCAGGAAATGAAAAAAAATGGGGCTCAGATATTGACATTTATATAGAGCGTAGAACTAATGATTTTGAGCTTTATGCTTTCCAAGCAAAACTTTTAAAATTAGGTAATATGTATGATGGTTTAAACAGAAATTCGCTCGGTACATATCAATGGCAAAAGTTACGAGATTATCAAATTCATAAAGGTTGTCATGTAAATTATCTTTTTTATAACGGTGTTAGGAATTTTAGATATAATGGCACTAATAGATGTAGTAATTTCTACAGTGAAAAAGAACTTGGTTTAAGTTATGTGGACATAGATACTGTAGAACGTATTACTTTGTCCAAAAACACTTGGGAATTTTCTGATTTTCACACTGTTTACTCTCATCCACTATCCGAAATTGTTTGTTGTATGGGAGAATATAATCCTAAAGTAAAAATATATACATATCAAGATATTGTCGAAACTCTTAATAATTACCAGAAAGTCGAATTTGAAACAGACATAGAATCGCTTATTTCAAAAGCATCTGAGAAAAACGATGAAAAAATTGAAGAAAAAGAGTCTAAAAGAAAAGCAGATTTAGTTTTCATAATTAGAAACACTTCTAGTTCTTATTAAAAAACTACAGCTAAGAATGGTTTTGCGAGTGAAAAATGTGATTTTTGCACATTTCACTTACAAGAAATTTTATCTTAGCAGAAAGTCTAGGATGCCGAAGTTCGCAAGTTCGTAAAGCCGCGAAATCTTGGCAGCAAGTCTAACGTAACACACAAAAAAATCAACGATCAAAGGAATGGCATACAAAAGCAAAAGCATATTACAAATTGTAAAAGAGATAGAAGAAAGTAAAGTTTTCCTACCAGCTTTACAAAGAAAATTTGTTTGGGGTAAACCTCAAATTGAACTTCTTTTTGATTCATTAATGAGAAACTTTCCTATTGGAACTTTTCTTTTTTGGAATCTAAATAAAGAAGTTGCAAATAACTATGTTTTTTATGAGTTTCTACGAGAATACGATCAAAGAAATCCTTATAATATAAAGAAATCCGGGAGTTTTTTAAACACAGAAATAATTGGCGTACTTGACGGACAACAAAGACTAAGCTCTATGTATATTGGACTCCAAGGAACACACACCGAAAAAGCACCATATATGCGTTGGGCAGACGATAATGCTTATCGTAAGTCAAAACTCTATCTAAACTTACTTTCATTACCATATCGAGTTAACACGGAAAATGATATTGAAACTATTGAAGAACAAAATTTTGAATTTAGATTTCTAACAGACGGAGAAAGTGAAGATTGGATTTATAGAAAAATAAAGCAACAAGACGAAAACGAAAATGAAAGAGTTCTTGAAGATAATATGTTTTGGTTCAAGGTCGGAGATATATTGACATGGAAAGCTGACCCAGAAATTGATGTTATCATTGATTCTTTTATTTCAAAATGTAAGACCCAAAAACAAAAAGATATTCTCAATGAGAAAAGACGATTAGTCAAAAAAACGCTTGAAACTTTATATAAAAGAATATCATCTGACCAACTTATTAACTACTTTGAAATTGACAAGCAAGATTTAGAAGATATATTGAAAATATTCATACGAGTAAATAGCGGAGGAACGCAATTAAATAAAACAGACTTGTTATTTTCTACTATTGTCGCTACTTGGGACAATGGAAGAGATGAAATTGAAGCGCTATTACAAAAAATCAACAGAAAAGGCGATGGTTTCGGCTTCTCAAACGAGTTTTTAATGCGTTCTTGTTTGGTTTTGACTGATGCTCCTATTCTTTACAAGGTTAATTCGTTTAAATCTGAAAATGTTCAAAAAATCAAAGATGAATGGAGAAAGATTGCAAATGCAATAGAACAAACTGTAGAACTTTTAGTGGAATTTGGATTCAATCAAAGTTTACTAACTTCTCAAAATGCGACCATAATAATTGCTTATTACATATACAAAAGTGGCGTTATTAACGATACAACAAAAATTGACATAAAAAAATATCTAATACATTCATTGTTGAATGGTATTTATGGTAGTTCACAAGACCAATTGATTGCATTTTTAAGAAACTTTTTCCGAACACAATCAAAAGATGAAAATGGCAAAGCAGTTTATAAATTAAAGAACAATTATTTTTCTTTTGAAGAAATATTAAAACTTGAACTTCCTTCAAAAAAATCTCTTTACATAACTGAAATTGAGTTAGACAATTTTATGTCATACCGAAAAGGTGCTTCATCTTTCTTTGTTCTGTCATTATTATATCCTAATTTAAAATATAAAGAAGTTCAATTTCATCAAGACCACATACACCCTGCATCTAAATTTGACATTGACAATTTTAACTTAATTGGTCTGAATAAAGAAGAACACGATGAATGGTTAAAACGAAGAGATTCTATTCCTAATCTACAACTTTTAGAAGGCAGACAAAACGAGTCAAAAAACGCAACTGCATTTAATATTTGGTTATCCAGAAAAAATGAATATGATCAGACACATTTCAAAACCAGCAATTATATACCAGAAGACATTAGTATAGAGTTTAAAGACTTTTTAATATTTTACGAAAAAAGAAAGACAAAATTAAAAGAAGAACTCAAAAAAGTTTTAGCAATAAATAATGACGCTCAAATAACAAGCGAAGAATTTTTAGAACAAGAAGCAATTGCTGACGAGGATTAGAATAGAAAACACCAGCAGCCAGCAAAGTATTGACAAAATCGGTGCTGAATGGCTTCGGTTGAACATTTTGTACAAGGTTAAACTTTCGTTCTTCAATTAAACTCTAAAGCAAAGAATCCCAACATTTGGCGATGCCATACCGTTATAAATAATAAACCTATAACCTATTTTCAATCATCCAACCTTATTAAAATACAACAAAAGCGGCATCAGGTGTTCGATTGTGATACCTCTCAGTCCGACAGATTTTTCTTACAAAAGCCTTGATTTATGATCAAGGCTTTTTTTATTTGTTATACTTTGCGATTTTCTTTTCTGGTAAATAAAGCGACTTTCTTTTTTTTATTACGGATTCTATTTCAATATTTTATCTTGTAAATTAGGTAAAAATACGTATTGCTTTGTTGTGTATAAATGAGTTTCTTACGTGTTTGTAGGCATAGCGATATGCTTTTTGACGAAATAAACTTCGTAAAAAACACAGTTGGCAGATATATTGCACACTTAACCAAATCAACACTATGGATGAAATTAAAAATAAATTATTCGAATTGCTCACAGAGCTTGATGAAGCGTTATCTCGGGGAGAATTTGATACGGCAACTTTAACAAGTGTTCGTAATAAACTCAAGCTCTATATTAA from Flavobacterium sp. WV_118_3 harbors:
- a CDS encoding DUF6265 family protein, with amino-acid sequence MKTKLALLFVGLLILGAWTVQESTDIKKANWIIGTWENKTSKGSLYETWRKINDHEYRGKSYILQGKDTVVFETVQLVQEGSNLFYIPTVKDQNNNQPVHFIAKISSENQLIFENRQHDFPQMITYTKTGTNTLTAEISGSKNGQERKQSFPMKRIK
- a CDS encoding efflux transporter outer membrane subunit, coding for MSKRLNSYIGIGVSCLLLTVAGCKAPATLGRSENKNVPAAYNTTAVQDSVNTGKMKWKEYFTDKYLVALIDTALVKNQELNITMQEIEISRNEIRARKGEYLPFIGLKGSAGFDKVARFTNIGAMEANTEIKPGKEMPEPLQDYSIGAYATWELDIWNKLHNAKKAAVSKYLASVEGKNFTVTNLIAEIANSYYELLALDNQLAIVKQNIEIQGNALEIVKLQKLAARVNELAVRRFEAQVLNTKSLQFDIQQRITETENKINFLVGRFPQPVERSTATFSGLVPNMIHTGIPSQLLENRPDVKQAELDLVAAKLDIKVAKARFYPSLGISAGIGYQAFNPSYLIKPESLLYSLAGDLAAPLINRNAIKAAYYTANAKQIQAVYNYERTLLNAYIEVANQLAKISNTEKTFDLKSKQVEALNQSIEISNDLFSSARADYMEVLMTQRDALESKFDLIETKMKQMNAMVNIYRALGGGWN
- a CDS encoding helix-turn-helix domain-containing protein → MYYKTFDPASELRELIKCYWILESPEEATPERQTIVPDGCMEMIFHYGDLYRQYLPDGNNILQPRCFVIGQLTQPLEIESTGITGIFSVRFHPGGFLPFTNVPIREMENTAVSLEQLFSNDGLEMEQKILNASSVTERIQYIENFLRNRLTDANTIDRIIKTTVETILTANGQLTIETVSKQTNVNRRQLERKFATAIGLSPKQLSKTVRLQATLKMLLSKQFTSFTALAHENEYYDQAHFNKDFKELTGLTPKEFYGDQLKMSALFYGTE
- a CDS encoding efflux RND transporter permease subunit yields the protein MFSKFIHRPVFAIVISIMIVFMGSLAIKQLPTSQFPDIAPTTVNIFIAYPGSSADVLVKSTLITLENAINGVQDMRYMATDATSAGEATLRIIFEPGTDPNQAVVRVKTRVDQVMPLLPELVQREGVVITPIQPSMLMYINLYAKGKNMDEKFLYNYANVKMLPEINRIKGVARSQILGSRTYAMRIWLNPDRMRAYNVSVDEVMKALGEQSIVGRPGRIGQSSGIQAQSLEYVLTYKGRYSEPSEYENVIIRANADGESIRLKDIGRAELGSEFFDIYSNLDGHPSASIVLKQNYGSNANDVIKQVKAKLEEMKETFPPGLDYKISYDVSKFLDASMEQVVDTLRDAFILVALVVFIFLGDWRSTLIPILAVPVSLIGAFFVIQFFGISINLVTLFALVLAIGIVVDDAIVVVEAVHAKFEEFPHITPYQAVKKVLGEISGAIIAITAVMVSVFVPISFMSGPVGTFYRQFSITMASSIVISALIALTLTPVLCAMLLKNNHGKEVKKNLLTKSLDSFNRVFDKMTGKYVSLLKSIVSRRWLTFGVLIAFCAGTFFVNKILPSGFIPSEDQGTIYAIIQTPPGSTLETTNQVSQRLQKICEHVDGVESVSSLAGYEIMTEGRGSNAGTCLINLKEWSDRKHTVTEIMEELEEKTKGLGAKIEFFEPPAIPGFGSSGGFSMRLLDKSTTVDYKDFDKINKKFMEDLGKRKELTGLFTFFAANYPQYELEIDNQLAMQKGVSIGKAMENLDILIGSTYEQGFIKFERFFKVYVQSDPKFRRLPSDILNLYIKNDHGEMVPYSAFMRLKKTQGPNEITRYNMYNSAAIQGLPAKGYTTAEAIQAVREVAKKSLPKGYDIAWEGLSYDEAGKGNESIYIFLIVLSFVYFVLAAQYESFIIPLAVVFSLPVGVFGSFLLLKMMGLQNDIYAQIGLIMLVGLLGKNAVLIVEFAVQKHHEGATILEAAIEGAKVRFRPILMTSFAFIAGLIPLMLASGAGAIGNRTLGSAALGGMLFGTVFGVIIVPGLYYIFGSLAAGRKLIRDEEDSSLSHEFVHQIDNFTKEEQENE
- a CDS encoding PKD domain-containing protein, which translates into the protein MKFKSLLIVCLLWITWSYAQTTKRVYFVGNSYTYYNNLPELIQKIALSTNDHLEYDSHTPGGSRFQQHAANPTVLNKIAEGNWDHVVLQEQSQLPSFPQQQVATMVYPYARQLVDAFKTANPCGSAVFYMTWGRKYGDEQNCNNGLPQLCTYEGMDNALYTSYMQMATDNKSLVSPVAKVWRAIREQDPGMELYVEDNSHPSYIGSMAAAFTFYTIFFKKDPTLTPFMGDLSQDDANMIKGIVKNIVFDHPETWFVGVHDNPSDFKWDDLQNRTYKFESLNPTATTYFWNFGDGATATIQNPQHTYQTNGTYTVSLTTNACNTNAIKTQTVTTTALSNNDFTKKRIRMYPNPTTDRIYLTAVDFDQITVCDVLGKSMRVAVSKTDEVIELDTAQLAPGTYFVQIQKETEKQFYKFLKK
- a CDS encoding aminotransferase class V-fold PLP-dependent enzyme translates to MLYNTNLNLDQIRKDTPNCLDKLYFNNAGASLMPKPVMAKIQEYLIEEEKYGGYAAFDRNSAEIQQFYNEVAELIEAKPHNIAFAHSATDAYAKALSAIDFQKEDVILTTADDYVTNQMQFLSLQKRFGIAIQKVRNTENGDIDFEDFERLIAIKKPKLVCVTHIPTNSGLVQDVEKVSEICEREGLTFLLDACQSVGQLPVSVAKIKCDFMSVTGRKFLRGPRGTGFLYISDRMLEQGIHPLFIDGAGAIWRSEDTFELIEQGKRFQYWELPYALLLGLKEAIRYQKGLGIENIQSYNDQLMTYLRKNIATIPGVVTFDQGSVTCNILTFTKGEKPIVTLKEELLKRDVYCSISARESGVIDFDKKGIKGVVRISPHYFNTIDEVDRLLNHINDL